From Gallus gallus isolate bGalGal1 chromosome 14, bGalGal1.mat.broiler.GRCg7b, whole genome shotgun sequence, one genomic window encodes:
- the LOC121106543 gene encoding uncharacterized protein LOC121106543: MADRSSGRQPGSGTGGGAVIAQRVPPRVRSGRAAPLSARRSASGPAGLLEGLRPRRPCPRHWGVPELPARGPGKVRDEETGGNGKMNLIYVISNGLTFGFNLLIHGLHVGEWNSPARPKLCTSEMEKRHTCVGERASGFCFVQSGSPLPSPRIPMCYKASCSQNRLGMKCHRLKLQEDGKTRCKLELSAGTQPLQPHPSAFPTGLGRI; encoded by the exons ATGGCAGACCGGTCCTCGGGAAGGCAACCCGGAAGTGGTACCGGCGGAGGGGCAGTGATTGCCCAACGGGTCCCCCCGCGGGTGCGGTCCGGCCGAGCAGCGCCGCTCTCAGCCCGGCGTTCCGCCTCCGGCCCCGCTGGGCTGCTCGAGGGGCTCCGGCCGCGCCGTCCTTGTCCCCGTCATTGGGGTGTGCCGGAACTGCCGGCACGTGGGCCGGGGAAGGTCAGAGATGAGGAAACGGGTGGAAATGGGAAG ATGAACCTGATCTATGTCATTAGCAACGGGCTCACCTTTGGTTTCAACCTGCTGATTCACGGATTGCACGTTGGTGAG tggAATTCGCCAGCACGTCCCAAATTGTGTACTTCTGAAATGGAGAAGCGACATACCTGCGTGGGGGAGAGAGCGAGCGGCTTTTGCTTCGTTCAGTCTGgctctcccctcccttctccccgCATCCCCATGTGTTACAAAGCCAGCTGCTCCCAGAATAGGTTGGGAATGAAATGTCACCGTTTGAAACTG caggagGATGGCAAAACCCGCTGCAAACTCGAGCTGTCTGCTGGAACACAGCCGCTGCAGCCGCATCCCAGCGCCTTCCCGACAGGACTGGGTCGTATCTGA